One region of Deltaproteobacteria bacterium genomic DNA includes:
- a CDS encoding amidohydrolase codes for MVDVHQLVIAERDRIVRTRRELHRIPETGFRERKTSAYVAGYLEREGLAVQTGVAEYGVVGLMDTGRPGPTLMIRAEMDGLPIKEETGLPFSSVHEGVMHACGHDAHMAMALGAVTALKRIKEELTGSVKFVFQPAEEGPGGAKPMIDAGVMENPKVDYAIGCHVWPEVPEGYIGVKAGPFLAAMDRFDIRIIGSGGHGAMPNLCVDALEVGTQVVNALQRLVSRHMDPLEPVVVTVGTFHAGTAFNVISGEAELSGTTRTFNKDVWDSWEDRIERIVSGVCQSMGAGFELRYSRGYPATVNDESMAEVVRRCAQKVVGEDRVVEPERTMGGEDFAYYLQESKGCFFALGVGREGGVPVHNSRFDFNEGILQLGVETYCQVALELLR; via the coding sequence ATGGTGGATGTCCATCAGCTCGTGATCGCCGAGAGAGACCGAATCGTCAGAACCCGTCGCGAACTCCATCGGATCCCCGAGACAGGCTTCAGGGAAAGAAAGACCTCCGCCTACGTGGCCGGATACTTGGAAAGAGAGGGTCTCGCCGTCCAGACCGGAGTCGCCGAGTACGGAGTGGTAGGGCTCATGGATACGGGCAGGCCCGGCCCCACCCTGATGATCCGTGCCGAAATGGACGGCCTTCCCATCAAGGAAGAGACGGGACTTCCCTTTTCATCCGTGCACGAAGGGGTGATGCATGCCTGCGGGCATGACGCCCATATGGCGATGGCCCTGGGTGCTGTGACTGCCCTCAAAAGGATCAAGGAGGAATTGACCGGGAGTGTCAAATTCGTCTTTCAGCCCGCAGAGGAGGGACCGGGCGGGGCAAAGCCAATGATCGATGCCGGCGTGATGGAGAATCCCAAGGTGGACTATGCTATCGGGTGCCACGTATGGCCGGAAGTTCCCGAGGGATATATCGGCGTAAAGGCGGGCCCGTTCCTGGCTGCCATGGACCGTTTCGATATCAGGATCATAGGCTCAGGCGGCCATGGTGCCATGCCTAACCTCTGTGTGGACGCGCTGGAAGTGGGCACACAGGTGGTCAACGCGTTGCAGCGTTTGGTGAGCCGCCACATGGACCCTCTGGAACCGGTGGTAGTCACCGTGGGTACCTTCCATGCAGGGACCGCCTTCAACGTCATTTCAGGCGAGGCCGAACTGAGCGGGACAACGAGGACCTTCAATAAGGATGTCTGGGACTCGTGGGAGGATCGTATCGAAAGGATCGTTAGCGGGGTCTGCCAGTCCATGGGTGCAGGTTTCGAACTGAGGTACAGCCGGGGCTATCCCGCCACCGTCAACGACGAGTCCATGGCGGAAGTTGTGCGCCGATGTGCCCAGAAAGTCGTGGGCGAAGACCGGGTCGTCGAACCTGAAAGGACCATGGGAGGCGAGGATTTTGCCTATTATCTGCAGGAGTCGAAGGGGTGTTTCTTCGCCCTCGGAGTTGGGAGGGAAGGAGGCGTCCCGGTCCACAACTCGAGGTTCGATTTCAATGAGGGTATACTTCAGCTCGGCGTAGAGACCTATTGCCAAGTGGCACTGGAGCTGCTGCGATAG
- a CDS encoding DUF4870 domain-containing protein, producing MVQRNAKSSTGLDENVAASLSYLLGFITGFVFYWEEKESDLVRFHALQSIITFIPVWIVLLVLEWIPLIGTLAWILALMLWVLLMIRAYSGRAYRLPFVGAIAEDVVRRSAEKKAHGGDQEP from the coding sequence ATGGTTCAGAGAAACGCAAAATCCTCCACAGGTCTTGATGAGAACGTGGCTGCCTCCTTGAGTTATCTATTGGGGTTCATTACGGGATTTGTATTCTACTGGGAGGAGAAGGAGAGCGATCTCGTAAGATTCCATGCCCTTCAATCGATCATAACCTTTATCCCTGTCTGGATAGTTCTGCTCGTGCTCGAGTGGATACCCCTGATAGGAACACTGGCTTGGATCCTCGCTCTCATGCTCTGGGTGCTGCTTATGATCCGAGCCTATTCCGGTCGGGCTTACAGGCTCCCCTTTGTCGGGGCGATTGCCGAGGATGTGGTGAGGCGATCCGCCGAAAAGAAGGCCCATGGTGGGGACCAGGAGCCATAG